The Setaria italica strain Yugu1 chromosome VIII, Setaria_italica_v2.0, whole genome shotgun sequence genome includes the window gcgacaaaaataaaatagtagcatacacaaatgacatcactctGACTAAGCCAATTTCTACTTTTCATATTTATCCTCGTACTTCCTCCTAAGCcaattgaacctaatctcattagtaggcaaagtcatgaacatctccctttgctccttcttcacaaacagttcAGACGCCATGTAATGTTCATTGCTATCATAGCCGGCCCCACAAGCAATCACAACCTCCATCACTTTATCAATAGAATATTTTCCATGTCTCTTAGAAACATATTCATTGGCTGAACTTACCATACTTGTTACTGCTTCTTGAATTAGGAGTGTATTTCCAGACTTCGCCTTCTTGCCACTTCTATCAATAGGCCTTGCTAATCTTTTGCCACTCGCAGGTGAAGGAGTAATACCAATATCCTCCTCTTGTGTATCCGGAATGAATTCATCATCCTGCGGCTCACAATTGATTTCCTCATCTTTTGTCTCCTCAACATTTTCTGGTGCTTCAACATTCACAACATGAGGAGACCAATGATCAATACCAATAGTAGTGATGTCAGAAAAACACTTGGctaattcatcttcattctcaagACCCTTCTTTTTGAACTTTCCACAACCCGGAATTtcctaaaataagaaaaataatagtATTATTATAAGCATTACCAAGAAAATCGACATATGCAAAacaaatatatcatcaaaattgAACCAACTTACAGCTCtagcttttttccaccattcGTCATCCATAGCTATAGTCTTCTTTATTGGATCCCAACCAGTCCATGTTTGCCTCAGCATTAGTTTCTTCCATgccttgaaatcttcctttaacttgtcccatttgttcttgatctgaGCCTTCGTAACCACTATT containing:
- the LOC101769851 gene encoding L10-interacting MYB domain-containing protein-like, encoding MPEIDWNSENTRVLCMLFAEQGGKGNRPNTHLNVLGYVEVKKGFKERTGIVVTKAQIKNKWDKLKEDFKAWRKKARAEIPGCGKFKKKGLENEDELAKCFSDITTIGIDHWSPHVVNVEAPENVEETKDEEINCEPQDDEFIPDTQEEDIGITPSPASGKRLARPIDRSGKKAKSGNTLLIQEAVTSMVSSANEYVSKRHGKYSIDKVMEVVIACGAGYDSNEHYMASELFVKKEQREMFMTLPTNEIRFNWLRRKYEDKYEK